In Ignavibacteria bacterium, a single genomic region encodes these proteins:
- a CDS encoding (2Fe-2S)-binding protein, translating into NGCKITTIEGIASDGKLHPLQENFMKHGAIQCGFCTPGMVLSAYTLLEEVTNPSEDEIKEAIAGNLCRCTGYKQIIEAVRQSIVKV; encoded by the coding sequence TTAATGGTTGTAAGATTACTACGATCGAAGGAATTGCGTCAGATGGCAAGCTGCATCCGCTTCAAGAAAATTTTATGAAGCATGGTGCAATTCAATGTGGATTTTGTACACCTGGCATGGTACTCTCGGCTTATACTTTGCTTGAAGAAGTTACGAACCCAAGTGAAGATGAAATTAAAGAAGCAATTGCCGGAAATCTTTGCCGATGCACTGGGTATAAACAAATTATCGAAGCTGTAAGGCAATCAATTGTTAAAGTTTAA